From Streptomyces qinzhouensis, one genomic window encodes:
- a CDS encoding protein kinase domain-containing protein has protein sequence MERLLPSDPSHLGAYRLLRRLGAGGMGVVYLARAENGDPAAVKVIQPEYAENHAFRDRFRREVATARRVRSPWVVPVLDADTEAGSPWLATAFVPGPSLAEAVMECGVLPSRAVRVLGKVLARALAAVHTAGLVHRDVKPGNVLLAMDGPRLIDFGIARSTSAEATELTSAGVVVGTPGFLSPEQARAHEVGAAADVFSLACVLVYAATGRPPFGTGAVETLLYRTVHDTPDLTGLADEGLRELLGRCLAKDPAERPGAAEVDEALAGDAPEGTIDWLPDPVVLMIARRSEAMLTLPGIEPTLVPESTVPQQPPPGRRRILALAAGGTALLATGGGAALWWALRDREKAPPAAPTRIVGLHADLSGPQKADGIAQERAARLAVAEFNARAGKPFTLSLEVLDDKGEAARAVGAARRLTGNPEVLAVVGPTGYASAVAAVEVYERAGLPLVSVTELSLAAGNTSLLGSPKWYYRAAPIRPYTAFGTMMAMAAQGARRPGMLIDRTGGITRWELTFLAKMSARNLALDLYVRVVPERARPDSVLSDMLARDIDGLYYTGTPERAAIVARALAGRRFAGPRFLDASSATAEFAAAAGAQGEGWQAITPHIGPDAEPVRAFATAYRRRYGTPPPTGAAETYDAIRMLADRIVSLRDGADRRQVGQALAGVRFKGLTQTFAYNDSHHLKATHVHHYAVGKGRFDYLAPLKLPE, from the coding sequence ATGGAGCGGCTGCTTCCGTCCGACCCCTCGCATCTGGGCGCCTACCGGCTGCTCCGCCGGCTGGGCGCGGGCGGCATGGGTGTGGTCTATCTCGCACGCGCCGAGAACGGCGATCCGGCCGCGGTGAAGGTGATCCAGCCCGAGTACGCGGAGAACCACGCGTTCCGGGACCGCTTCCGGCGCGAGGTGGCCACCGCCCGCCGGGTGCGGAGCCCATGGGTGGTGCCGGTGCTGGACGCGGACACCGAGGCCGGATCGCCGTGGCTCGCCACGGCGTTCGTCCCGGGCCCGTCGCTCGCCGAGGCGGTCATGGAGTGCGGAGTGCTGCCCTCACGGGCGGTACGGGTACTGGGAAAGGTGCTGGCACGGGCGCTGGCCGCGGTGCATACGGCGGGTCTGGTGCACCGGGACGTCAAACCGGGCAACGTCCTGCTGGCGATGGACGGGCCCCGGCTGATCGACTTCGGTATCGCGCGCTCGACATCGGCCGAGGCGACCGAGCTGACCTCGGCCGGGGTCGTGGTCGGCACACCCGGGTTCCTCTCCCCCGAGCAGGCGCGGGCCCATGAGGTCGGCGCGGCCGCCGATGTCTTCTCGCTGGCCTGTGTACTGGTCTACGCCGCCACCGGCCGGCCGCCGTTCGGTACCGGCGCGGTGGAAACCCTGCTGTACCGCACCGTCCACGACACTCCCGATCTGACGGGCCTGGCGGACGAGGGGCTGCGGGAGCTGCTCGGACGCTGTCTCGCCAAGGATCCGGCGGAGCGGCCCGGGGCCGCCGAGGTGGACGAGGCCCTGGCCGGGGACGCGCCGGAGGGCACGATCGACTGGCTGCCGGACCCGGTGGTGCTGATGATCGCCCGGCGGTCGGAAGCGATGCTGACCCTGCCGGGCATCGAACCGACGCTGGTCCCCGAGAGCACCGTGCCGCAGCAGCCCCCGCCGGGGCGGCGCCGGATCCTCGCCCTGGCCGCCGGCGGTACGGCGCTGCTGGCGACGGGCGGCGGAGCGGCCCTCTGGTGGGCGCTGCGCGATCGCGAGAAGGCACCGCCGGCCGCCCCGACCCGGATCGTCGGCCTCCACGCGGACCTCAGCGGCCCGCAGAAGGCCGATGGCATCGCGCAGGAACGGGCCGCCCGGCTGGCCGTGGCCGAGTTCAACGCCCGGGCCGGCAAACCGTTCACGCTCTCCCTCGAAGTGCTGGACGACAAGGGCGAAGCGGCCCGGGCCGTGGGAGCGGCGCGGCGGCTGACGGGCAATCCCGAGGTACTGGCCGTGGTCGGCCCGACCGGCTACGCCTCCGCCGTGGCCGCCGTGGAGGTCTACGAGCGTGCCGGGCTGCCGCTGGTCTCGGTGACCGAGTTGTCGCTCGCCGCGGGCAACACCTCACTGCTCGGATCCCCGAAGTGGTACTACCGGGCCGCCCCGATCCGCCCCTACACCGCCTTCGGGACCATGATGGCGATGGCCGCGCAGGGTGCCCGGCGGCCGGGAATGCTGATCGACCGGACGGGCGGCATCACCCGCTGGGAGCTGACCTTCCTGGCCAAGATGTCGGCCCGCAATCTCGCACTCGACCTGTACGTACGGGTGGTTCCGGAACGGGCCCGGCCCGACTCCGTGCTGAGCGATATGCTCGCGCGCGACATCGACGGCCTCTACTACACCGGCACACCCGAACGGGCCGCCATAGTGGCCCGTGCCCTGGCCGGACGCCGTTTCGCCGGACCCCGGTTCCTCGACGCGTCCTCGGCGACGGCGGAATTCGCCGCGGCCGCGGGCGCGCAGGGCGAGGGCTGGCAGGCCATCACCCCGCACATCGGACCGGACGCCGAGCCGGTGCGGGCCTTCGCGACCGCCTACCGCCGGCGCTACGGAACGCCGCCGCCGACCGGTGCGGCGGAGACGTACGACGCGATCCGGATGCTGGCCGACCGCATCGTCTCACTCCGGGACGGCGCCGACCGACGACAGGTGGGCCAAGCCCTGGCCGGGGTCCGGTTCAAGGGGCTGACCCAGACCTTCGCGTACAACGACAGCCACCATCTGAAGGCCACCCACGTCCATCACTACGCCGTCGGCAAGGGCCGGTTCGACTATCTGGCCCCGCTGAAGCTGCCCGAGTGA